A DNA window from Mycolicibacter terrae contains the following coding sequences:
- a CDS encoding antitoxin Phd, producing MPSLNITFTEEELAAVRAAAGEQNLSLRVFAHRAVVTAASDHRRRVAEAAALVAQRSAELNRRLA from the coding sequence GTGCCGTCGCTGAACATCACCTTCACCGAGGAGGAACTGGCCGCCGTCCGCGCCGCGGCCGGGGAACAGAACCTCTCGCTGCGGGTATTCGCGCACCGGGCGGTCGTCACCGCCGCCAGCGACCACCGGCGCCGCGTCGCCGAAGCGGCAGCGCTGGTCGCACAACGCTCCGCCGAGTTGAATCGCCGCCTGGCTTGA